One window of Athalia rosae chromosome 2, iyAthRosa1.1, whole genome shotgun sequence genomic DNA carries:
- the LOC125500008 gene encoding uncharacterized protein LOC125500008: MANLIALRHARGQIKGRITRFATWLNSFDSLTGDFGSLLSRLDEATNIIAEFNEMQNKIEAIDQESNHDEERLIFEDSYHTTIGRAKTLLQRYTSATPNSVITNQTGNIDSPMISSGIKLPTMSLPTFNASAENYKTAWEMLTKRFNNTKLMISRNLQSLAETPSIPKESGPALRQMLDHAQKLSRSLKILKANTWDAVFTYHIVSKMDNTTKREWKCFTKDIDMPTEAQLIEFLEERCAIVDTDVAAKPAIKLNSSGNVRQSNSRRDNTSFTGVSTDSSTCKVCENFHEVYRCPVFRNLSVASRTTVVKRHKLFMNCLRLHNGKCTFGRCRKCNRFHNTLLHMDSDQHTLNAKESSAPTPDPEHPRSSGNNVQKMRPSDGASTSQSTAPFTGAVGTAKSQVLLSTALIFVEDRYGKLHECRALLDSGSQSNLMTRELGDRLSLPRERFNLPIGGINNTSTKVHERVQLTIRSRQHAYKSTLSVLVIDEIVTQHPATWIDAKLLRIPENLTLADPTFNRPGRIDLLIGASIFWELICAGQIKLTDGQPIMQKTQLGWIISGEVAVAHHKKNQTHQFCGFVTDEQISDQLHRFWKLEECNGRSHYTREERACEEHFQQTHFRKNDGRFIVQLPLRRDFSQLGDSKQTAIKRFHAVERKLSRQPHLKAQYIKFMDEYESLNHMTAISDSLPAVQHVYYIPHHAVLKEDSLTTKLRVVFDGSCKTTAGTSLNDILLVGPTIQQDLFSIILRFRQHKYVFTADIEKMYRQIIIHKDQRDLQRIVWRRSPEEPLRTFQLNTVTYGLASSPFLAIRCLQQLALENRDRFPDSTRIIEEDFYVDDLITGADTLEEVSRIKGEVTTVLQLAKFKLYKWAANDETLRNNINNDITMATRSIGDDVKTLGLRWNPLRDELQYHVQVPDASKRVTKRTILSTIAQIFDPLGLIGPTTIRAKIILQRLWLSKISWDESVPLDIHTMWTQYVGQLHRLQHIKIPRLVKTPSPDTIELHGFCDDSEAAYGACLYIRSHTQNGTWTSRLLCAKSKVAPIKNVSLPRLELCGALLLAQLSHKATRALRMNIDRSYFWSDSTITLAWIKGEPCQWKTFVANRVSEIQNLTDSHAWRHVKSEDNPSSYRLRRVLAEVNVHPGTDAIH, translated from the coding sequence ATGGCCAATTTAATCGCGTTGAGGCACGCACGAGGACAAATCAAGGGCAGGATAACTCGATTCGCAACATGGCTCAACTCCTTCGATTCACTCACAGGCGACTTCGGAAGCTTGCTATCACGGCTTGACGAAGCAACTAATATCATAGCAGAGTTCAACGAAATGCAGAATAAGATCGAGGCAATTGACCAAGAATCGAATCACGATGAAGAACGCCTTATCTTCGAAGATTCCTACCACACCACAATAGGTAGGGCAAAAACGCTCTTGCAACGTTACACCAGTGCTACGCCCAACTCGGTAATCACAAATCAAACCGGAAATATAGATAGTCCAATGATCAGTTCTGGCATAAAATTACCAACGATGAGCTTACCTACGTTCAACGCATCCGCGGAAAACTACAAAACTGCATGGGAAATGCTGACGAAACGATTCAACAACACGAAGCTCATGATAAGTCGGAATCTTCAATCGTTAGCCGAAACTCCTTCGATACCGAAAGAATCGGGTCCAGCGTTACGACAAATGCTTGATCACGCTCAGAAGCTCTCGCGGTCCTTGAAGATTCTGAAGGCAAATACGTGGGACGCGGTATTCACGTATCATATTGTCAGCAAGATGGACAACACGACGAAACGCGAGTGGAAATGCTTCACGAAGGATATCGACATGCCGACAGAAGCTCAATTAATCGAATTTTTGGAAGAACGGTGCGCAATAGTGGATACGGACGTGGCTGCAAAGCCGGCAATTAAATTAAACTCCTCCGGTAATGTGCGACAATCGAACTCTAGACGGGACAATACTAGTTTCACAGGCGTCTCAACAGACTCTTCAACGTGTAAGGTGTGTGAAAACTTCCACGAAGTGTACAGGTGTCCAGTGTTTAGGAATTTATCGGTCGCGTCGCGGACAACTGTAGTCAAAAGGCATAAACTTTTTATGAACTGTTTGAGATTACATAATGGAAAGTGTACCTTCGGCCGATGCCGAAAGTGTAACAGGTTCCATAATACGTTATTACATATGGATTCTGATCAGCACACATTAAATGCCAAGGAATCCAGTGCACCTACACCAGATCCAGAGCATCCACGATCTTCTGGCAACAATGTTCAGAAGATGCGACCTTCCGACGGAGCCAGTACCTCCCAATCGACGGCCCCATTCACAGGTGCGGTAGGCACCGCAAAATCCCAAGTACTGCTGTCCACTGCCTTGATTTTCGTGGAAGACAGGTACGGGAAATTACACGAATGTCGAGCACTTCTCGACTCAGGGTCCCAGTCAAACCTGATGACTAGGGAACTCGGCGATCGACTCTCCTTACCTAGGGAACGATTCAACCTGCCAATCGGTGGCATCAACAATACTTCTACGAAAGTACACGAACGAGTACAATTAACGATACGATCGCGACAGCACGCCTACAAGAGCACGCTGTCGGTCCTCGTCATCGACGAGATTGTCACGCAGCATCCCGCCACGTGGATCGACGCAAAACTATTGCGTATACCTGAGAATCTGACCCTGGCCGACCCAACTTTCAATCGTCCAGGCAGAATTGACCTCCTCATCGGTGCATCAATCTTCTGGGAACTTATATGTGCaggtcaaataaaattgaccgacgGACAACCCATTATGCAGAAAACACAGCTTGGTTGGATTATCTCCGGAGAAGTTGCCGTCGCACATCACAAGAAGAATCAGACTCACCAATTTTGTGGATTCGTTACCGACGAACAAATCAGCGATCAATTGCACCGTTTCTGGAAATTGGAGGAATGCAACGGAAGATCACATTACACACGTGAAGAACGGGCCTGTGAGGAACATTTCCAGCAGACACACTTCCGCAAAAACGATGGAAGGTTCATCGTCCAGTTACCATTACGTAGAGATTTCTCTCAGTTAGGAgactcaaaacaaaccgcgatAAAACGCTTTCACGCAGTCGAACGCAAATTATCACGGCAGCCTCACCTGAAGGCTCAATACATTAAATTCATGGACGAATACGAATCCTTGAACCACATGACAGCAATCAGCGATAGTCTTCCTGCGGTACaacacgtgtattatatacctcatCACGCAGTTCTAAAGGAAGATAGTTTAACAACCAAATTAAGAGTGGTATTTGACGGTTCGTGTAAAACTACGGCTGGTACATCTCTCAACGATATATTACTAGTCGGCCCAACAATTCAGCAAGATCTgttttcgatcattttacgGTTCCGACAACACAAGTATGTCTTCACTGCAGACATTGAGAAGATGTACCGCCAAATAATCATCCACAAGGATCAACGGGATCTTCAGCGCATAGTCTGGAGACGCTCTCCGGAAGAACCCTTGCGAACCTTCCAATTGAATACGGTAACGTACGGTCTTGCATCATCACCTTTTCTGGCAATCCGATGCCTACAACAATTGGCACTGGAAAATCGCGACCGCTTCCCTGATTCTACTCGGATAATCGAGGAAGATTTCTACGTGGACGACTTGATCACCGGCGCAGACACATTGGAAGAAGTAAGCCGCATTAAAGGTGAAGTCACAACAGTCCTCCAGCTTGCAAAATTCAAGCTATACAAGTGGGCAGCGAACGACGAAACGTTACGCAATAATATAAACAATGATATTACTATGGCGACTCGCAGTATTGGAGACGACGTGAAAACATTAGGTCTACGGTGGAATCCCTTACGAGACGAGCTACAATACCACGTGCAAGTCCCAGACGCTTCAAAAAGGGTTACCAAACGAACCATACTATCAACCATAGCCCAGATTTTCGACCCACTTGGACTAATCGGGCCTACAACCATTAGGGCAAAAATCATACTGCAACGCCTATGGTTGTCAAAGATAAGTTGGGATGAATCAGTCCCATTAGACATCCACACAATGTGGACGCAATATGTCGGGCAGCTACATAGACTGCAACACATAAAAATTCCACGGCTGGTGAAAACGCCCAGCCCGGACACGATCGAACTGCACGGGTTCTGCGATGACTCTGAAGCCGCGTACGGAGCCTGCCTATACATTCGATCGCACACACAAAATGGCACCTGGACTTCAAGGTTGCTGTGCGCCAAATCAAAGGTGGCACCAATTAAAAACGTAAGCCTTCCACGGCTCGAGCTATGCGGCGCACTTCTGCTGGCACAGCTGAGTCATAAGGCCACACGAGCGCTCAGAATGAATATTGACCGATCATATTTCTGGAGCGACTCCACCATTACTCTGGCTTGGATCAAGGGCGAACCATGTCAATGGAAGACGTTCGTCGCTAACCGGGTATCAGAAATCCAAAACCTCACGGATTCTCACGCCTGGAGACACGTTAAATCTGAGGACAACCCCTCGTCGTACCGTCTTCGTCGAGTACTCGCTGAGGTGAACGTACACCCCGGTACTGACGCGATTCACTAG